The Dioscorea cayenensis subsp. rotundata cultivar TDr96_F1 chromosome 18, TDr96_F1_v2_PseudoChromosome.rev07_lg8_w22 25.fasta, whole genome shotgun sequence genome includes the window AAGAAAGCGAACAACTTGGCTCATGCTTGGCCTAGCTGCAGCCACAGGATGTGAGCATAATAGCCCAAGTTTCAATACCAACTCCAGTTCCTGCATCTCAAAATCACTTCCTAGTTTTGGATCCCTTGTCTCCAAAAAAGCTCCACTTCTCCAACATCTCCTGACCCAATCCACTAAATTCAAAGACTCTGGTGATGCTTGTTGTTCTATTGGCCTCCTTCCACATGCCACTTCAAGCAGAAACACACCAAATGCAAAGACATCAGTGCAAGGGGCTGCCCTTCCCGTCCTAGTGAACTCTGGGGCAATGTACCCCATTGTCCCTACAACGTGAGTGGTTCTAGGATCAGAACCATGATCATATAGTCTTGAAAGCCCAAAGTCTCCAAGTTTTCCATTCATTTCACCATCTAACAAAACATTGGAGGCTTTTATATCTCTGTGAATAACCACTTGTTCCCATTGTTCATGCAGATAGAACAGTCCTGAAGCCACACCTTTGATGATCTGAAACCTCTGCCTCCAATTCACTCTCGTAGGCCATGTGTCTTCAAAGAGGAACTTATCAAGACTTCCGTTAGGCATGAATTCATAGACCAAGAGAAGCTCACCTTTGCGTCGGCAGTAGCCCAGGAGTTGTACTAAGTTCCGGTGACGAAGACGACCAATGCTTACAATCTCAGCAATGAACTCTTTCACTGCATGTTTAGTATCATGTGATACTCTTTTCACAGCAATATCAACTTGGGAAGAAGGTAGTTTCCCTTTGTAGACCCTGCCAAAACCTCCAACTCCTAAGAGCTCTGCATCTCTGAAACCTCTGGTTGCTTTGTAGAGCTCTTTGTATGAAAATCTATGGGGTCTGTACTCAATCTCCCAATCTTCCAAAACTTCCTTGAATTTCATCCTTCTTCTCACCATTATTCCAATGACAATGCacatcacaaatacaaacaaaacaGCACCCAAGGCAACCACAAATATCAATCTTGTTTTACTTGCTGTTGAATTATTCATCTGGTTTCTTGGAGGGACTGAAGGAAGGCTTGAGAGATTAAGTGCATGAGACTGACCATTCACTTTGAAGCTCCATCCCAGAACATAATGAGATGCTATAACAGAgccagaagaagaagagaagccaACATACATAGTGTCATAGATAACAGAGGAAATATTGATAGTTGAAGACAACAGAGGAAATCTTGGTTTCATGACATTAATTGGGGAAATTGTCACGTTGAACTTCATATCTAGACTATCATATTCAACCCAAACCTGAATTGGTTCGCCACTGGAAAGGCTCAAATTCTTAAACCCAGCAACATCATCAGCATAGTATGATGCTGGAGCAGCAGCAATGGATTTCAAACCATTAACATCAATCCCAACATGATTGTTATCAATGTCATTAAAGTCAATGTTCAAGATGGTATCAAACTCAATTGCAATGACATGGTTGGAGGAGTTTCCATTGTTGCTTTGATTGAAGAGACCAAGATACTGAAGGGGTAAAGCTCCAGGGAGACTTCTTGTAGGGGAGATAACCAGAGCAAGGCCATGAGCACTCAAGTCTACATACTCAGAGACAATTGCAAACACAAAAGTGGTTGAAAAGGAGTTAGGATTACCATCTTTGTTCTTGAAAAGGAGTGGGACTTGGTGGAATGCATGGCCTTGTTGGTTCTTTGTAGTGTTGGTCATCTTCAAAAGGCCATCCGGTGAGATCTCTGAGATGCCATCAAGGTGCAAGTCTGTATTTCTGAATCCATTATACATGAATTCATTATCTTCACTGGAGGTTGCAAGAGTAACAAGAAGAGAAAGCAGTGTGACTATGGAGATCACTTCTCTCATCTTCATTCGGATAATCCACAAAACTCAGGAAGAAAACTATGCTCTTcaggaattaaatttcttataggCTGGTAAGAGGAAAGTCATTGGTTgactagcttttttttttttatatatatatatatatttatttaattgagagAGCGGATGACTTGCTCAATTTTTAAATGGCATTCACTGTGTGtgtggatttaaaaaaataatgaagaggtgtatctattaattatttcataacaTGAAGAATcatatagaaatttatttatatatatatttttttttaaaaaggtggataaaccactactaATTAAAAAGGAGCAAAGTACAccaaccactagatgtggtaaagtacagcaaaaagaaaacaacaaaacgGGCAGCCGGCCCCAAACACACAAGCACTAGAAGCACCTAGCCATCGCCTGGAGCAATCGACTCCTCAGTAGCCCGAATCTCACCAATATCCTGAACACGAGGACCAAGAAACTCCAGACTCCTTCTGACAGCGCTAATGTCATCCTCCATCTTCGCCCTAGGACCCTCTGCGATAGAAGAGCACCACGATAGCAACAAACGATCAGTTTTGACCATAATACTGTGAACAGGCAAAGCAAttgcattaaaaatacaatcattcatAGCAAGCCAGATATTCCAAATTATCGCTTTTGACAATAAGTCACCAAAAAGTCTCCTATCAACATGTAAACTAGAACGTCAATGACTCCAGAGATCCTCAATCGAAAGTGGCAAAGTAGGAAGTTGAAGAATTCGCGCGAAATAATCCCACAACTGCTTTGCAAAAGAACAATTCACGAACAAGTGGTCGTTGGTCTCAGAACCGGCGTGACAAAAGACACAAGTATCTGTAGGCAGTCTGTTACATCTCCGTCTTGCTAGATTGTCCAAGGTCAGGATTTTGTTTTTCCACACAAGCCAGTTGAAgaggttgattttttttgggcACCCACCACGCCAAAAGAAACGCGAAATAGGGCAACGGAGCCCCCCATCAGTCAGGAATGAATAGAAGGACTTAACTGAGAACAACCCATTCCCATTGAATCTCCACCGTTTCTTATCCGCCGCCCCATGCTCAGAAGGTCGTAAACTAGCACTAATCTGCAAGATCACATCATTCCCAGAAAAAGGGGGCTCGTCCAACCAATGGAGAAGCTCTTGGATCGTACCATTAGGGCAGTGGCTGGCGCTGAAAAACTCCGGCCACAAGTTCATAGGGGCACAACCACTAATCCAACCGTCTTTCCAAAAAAGGGTCTCCCTACCGGTGACAACATCGTGAGTGAAACAATTCCTGAGAGCCGGCAAGCAGGACAACACCCCTGACCAAAAAAAAGAGATTCTACCAGACTGATTAGGCCACAACCAATTCCGAACTAAGCCGTAGTTGAATTGAATAATCTTAGCACCTCCCCAATTAGAATCCAACATGAATTTCACCCACCATTTACCAAGGAGAGCCTGATCGAAATTGGGTAGATCAAGAATACCCCAGCCTCCCTGATCACGCGGTCGACAAAGACTTTTCCAACTAACCAAACGGCAGCCTGGATGGTCAATATCCGGACCCGACCAGAGGAAATCCCTTCGAATACGGTCAATGTCCTTGATGACCCACCTCGGCAGCCGACAGTACCGAGTTCACCAAAGTAAGTCTCCCACCTAATGAGATATGACGCAACTTCCAAGATCCGAGTCTACGTCGCACTTTGAGGATAAGCCCTTCCCAATCTTGCCTACGCGGACGTCTCCCTGAAATTGGAATTCCCAAGTAGGTGACAGGAAGTAACCCCTATTGCGGTGTAGGCGTCCCGCAGCGGCCCCTATCGGGGAGCTCCCCATTCTACAAGAGTAAAGACGGGTTTTAGAGAGTTGGTTTCCAAACCCCGACATCCCTCAAATAAAGTCAGAATCGACTTGATGATCCTAAGATCCTCAAGACCCCCGACGCCGTAATTAGCAGATCATCCGCATAGTGCAGATTGCATTTACTCCCAAAATCACCCAAAGGAACACCGACTAAAATTTTGGAGTTAAGAGCATGGTAAAACATCGCACTTTTCGAGTCATCGGGTCACCAAGATAAAAAGTAGCGGTGACGGAGGATCACCCTCGTCATGACCCTCTTTTTATATCTTATGTACCCATTCGGATTCCCATTGACCAGGATAGAAGCTTTTGACGAGCTCAGAAGACTTTTAATCCAACTAATCCATCTTCCCCCAAACCCCCGGGCATGCAAGAGATCCAAAAGAAAATCCCAATCCACGAGATCGAAAGCCTTAGCAAAATCCACTTTTAAAATATACCCTGGGAGCTTACGTTTATGAAAGCTAAAAATCAATTCCTCAGCTGTGGCAATATTATCAAGTATGCACCTACCCTTCAAAAAGGCCGACTGGTCCGAATCAACCAAAATGTTCATAAACCCACTAAGCCGAGACgctaaaatttttgataaaattttaagcGTGGAGTTAATTAAACTAATGGGGCGGAAATCCCGAGGTGACTCCGGGGTGTCCACTTTGGGGATAAGCACAATATTCGCCCAGTTAATACGCTCTAAGTTAGCTGTCCCCCAATAGAAGTCCTGGCGGAGATGCAACAAGTCCAATTTAATTAACTCCCAAAATTGCCTGAAGAAATGGAGGGGAAACCCATCAGGATAAGCCCTTCCANNNNNNNNNNNNNNNNNNNNNNNNNNNNNNNNNNNNNNNNNNNNNNNNNNNNNNNNNNNNNNNNNNNNNNNNNNNNNNNNNNNNNNNNNNNNNNNNNNNNNNNNNNNNNNNNNNNNNNNNNNNNNNNNNNNNNNNNNNNNNNNNNNNNNNNNNNNNNNNNNNNNNNNNNNNNNNNNNNNNNNNNNNNNNNNNNNNNNNNNNNNNNNNNNNNNNNNNNNNNNNNNNNNNNNNNNNNNNNNNNNNNNNNNNNNNNNNNNNNNNNNNNNNNNNNNNNNNNNNNNNNNNNNNNNNNNNNNNNNNNNNNNNNNNNNNNNNNNNNNNNNNNNNNNNNNNNNNNNNNNNNNNNNNNNNNNNNNNNNNNNNNNNNNNNNNNNNNNNNNNNNNNNNNNNNNNNNNNNNNNNNNNNNNNNNNNNNNNNNNNNNNNNNNNNNNNNNNNNNNNNNNNNNNNNNNNNNNNNNNNNNNNNNNNNNNNNNNNNNNNNNNNNNNNNNNNNNNNNNNNNNNNNNNNNNNNNNNNNNNNNNNNNNNNNNNNNNNNNNNNNNNNNNNNNNNNNNNNNNNNNNNNNNNNNNNNNNNNNNNNNNNNNNNNNNNNNNNNNNNNNNNNNNNNNNNNNNNNNNNNNNNNNNNNNNNNNNNNNNNNNNNNNNNNNNNNNNNNNNNNNNNNNNNNNNNNNNNNNNNNNNNNNNNNNNNNNNNNNNNNNNNNNNNNNNNNNNNNNNNNNNNNNNNNNNNNNNNNNNNNNNNNNNNNNNNNNNNNNNNNNNNNNNNNNNNNNNNNNNNNNNNNNNNNNNNNNNNNNNNNNNNNNNNNNNNNNNNNNNNNNNNNNNNNNNNNNNNNNNNNNNNNNNNNNNNNNNNNNNNNNNNNNNNNNNNNNNNNNNNNNNNNNNNNNNNNNNNNNNNNNNNNNNNNNNNNNNNNNNNNNNNNNNNNNNNNNNNNNNNNNNNNNNNNNNNNNNNNNNNNNNNNNNNNNNNNNNNNNNNNNNNNNNNNNNNNNNNNNNNTTGCTGCAGTTCTTGGGTATTTTGGTTCGGTCTTGGAGGCTGGCTACGGCGCGTGGTGTGAGGCGCATGCAGTAGAAGGTAGGCCGAGACGTCCGGCAACCCGGCACGTGCCCGACTCGGGCAAGCCGTGGGTTCGTTGACCGTGTAGGCCCGGTAGGCAGGCGATGCGGGTTGAAAACAGGTTGAGCTTCTTCCAACCCGTGGCCCGGCGGGTTGGCCGTGGTCAACCGCGGGCCAAGACCATGGGGCCCGACCCTAACTAAGCAGGGTTGCGACCCGGGTTCCCGTACCAAAGTCGACTCGGTGGGTTGGAGCTCGATTAACCAGTTGGTCTTCACGGCTATGAGTCACGAATTCATAGCCATTGgctataatttcaaatttttaaatttttcagatttttaaaaaattcttataaatttctatatataccccaccccactattatttactttttaccaattattactCTTTCCCAACCCTCTACTCTAATGCTCTCTTAATCTCTTACTTTCATTCTCTCAtaatctcactctctcaagaCTTATTATTgggattcttggagtttaattatcaaggcttaatattacaagttggaatcttggagacttggagtggttcaactttggtttttctcttattttttaagatttcgGAAGTTCCCAATTAACAAGGttggtgatgatttatttatttttatgtttagttatagtttCCTATGTGTGTCTTAAtttaatcatgcaagtattagttgtattctttatatgtttattttaattattagtttagacttgtggacatattaaaaatgcatgaaattattatttgtagttttggacctttggttgattttttttataaatatttggacgaaattattattgtggacatgaataaaagtatttgttgaaattgttgatatttattttaattattattttagacttgtggacatataagaaatgcatgaaattattatttgtagtttctatagagttgtttttttaaaaataattgtaggaatgatttttttgtagacttgaacaaaaattattagttatattcttcatatttatttttattattagaatggatatgtgttttttaaaaaagtacatgaaattaatatttctagtttttgtagagcttggtttactttttaatatttgcatgaaattatttaagTAGAATtgaatgatgcatttatgatattaatttttattattagtttagagttgtggtttttaaaaaatgcatgaatgtatttttatggacttgtatgaaattatttttttaacttgtgggagttttaaaaaagtagacttggttttctttaatatttgcatgaaattatttttgtgaatgaatgttctttgcatttatgatattaatttttttattattagtttagagttgtggtttttaaaaatgcatgaatgtatttttttatggacttgtatgaaattatttttttaacttgtgggagttttaaaaaaagtacgtgaaattaatatttctagtttttgtagacttggttttcttttaatattttcatgaaattatttttttgtagaattgaatgatttttatttttgcatttatgatattaatttttttattattagtttagagttgtggtttttaaaaaatgcatgaatgtatttttttatggactagtatgaaattatttttttaacttgtgggagttttaaaaaagtagacttggttttcttttaatatttgcatgaaattatttttttgtgaatgaatgttctttgcatttatgatattaatttttttattattaatttagagttgtgttttttttaaaaaaatgcatgaatgtattttttattgacttgtatgacattatttttaccttgtgggagtttttaaaaaagtagacttggttttcttttaatatttgcatgaaaaatatttttttgtgaatgatgcatttatgatattaatttttttattactagtttagagttgtggtttttatgcatgaatgtatttttttatgtatttgtatgaaattatttttaacttgtgggagttttaaaaagtacatgaaattaatatttctagtttttgtagacttggatttgcatgaatgtattttttatggatttgaatgaaattatttgtagtattcttagatatttaatttcattattagttttagacttgtgtatgcattttttttaatatttgcataaaattatttttgttgacttgaatgaaattatttgtaatattgttagatatttaattcaattattagttttagacttgtttgtttgtttttggtaaatacttgttagatattatttgttgtaaaacttgatgaaattagttgttgtattctTAGATATTAAAAACATGGCTTCAGGGGTGGATCCTCTCGAAGAAAAAGCGTTGTTGGATCGAGCTCCCACTCACACCACcctactcaagaaagcaatccatttcaAGATTTTTGAGAACCCGATAGAACAATCGGCACGGGTTGATGTACCCTCATAAACCGGACAAGCAACCAACTCCAGAAATTACCctcaaatctaacatttttttaaaactcattttacaaaattgtataataatgatggcattgtaacacatggtaaatgtaaCTATTGTGGTTCCaatttaaacattgtaaggGTGGAGGGTATGGCACATTCAGCAAACACTTGGAGAAGAAGCACCCGGGACAAACTTGGGACATGCCCGATCGCGATCCTGAGTCGATTCATCTGTGGATGAAGATGCAGGGTTCTCGATCGTCTCTATTTACATTTTTGCATGAGCAAAATACGGGGATAAAATTGCGGAGACAATTTCCGTCGGCGCTTGCCGTTCAACTTCATTTGAGCGGTGTCAAGTTCGAGAATGCATCGATAATGACTACTGGCCGGCGTGCGAGAAGGTTTCACGAAGGGACAATTCGAAAGAACGatattcaaacaatacaagTTTGGTAGAGAACAACTTTGTGGTATTTTTCAGTACTTTCAACTCTTGGTTTCTTTTATGTTCGATGTTTGGAccgatgtttttcatgaaaattctttttatGGGTATTACGGCACATTGGGTTGATGACAAGTGGAACATCCAGCGTGTTCTCGCTTTTAGGGTGTTCACGAAAGTCTCGTAGTGCAGATAATATTCTATAGACTTATCGTGGAGTTATcgaagaatttggtttaatgtttaaaaattttgttcgatttcttttgataatgcctcGCTACATCGGACCCTCAATTACacctctagaagatttttttgaggccttcatgtggtggcaaatattttcatataagatgtgtttgtcGCGTTTTTAAAACTTATGTGTGCAAAGTGGTTTGGAAGAGCTTAAAAGAATTTGTACTCCCGTTAGGGAAGGTACGTAGCTATATGGGAAAAAAGCATGACCCTCATGAAACAATGGGCTCGCTAttgtaaagcacataacatgAGGGTCGAAAAATTcctaaagatgtcaaaacaagatggaactcaaCTTATCGACTCTTGGTGCAACATTTCCCTATAGGGACATTGttgactaagtttgttaatgattccttagttggtttttcttttatatgagTATAAGCGGGTAATTATCGCTCgtattattgatttgctttgtggtttttaacacatgtactaatttgttCTCCCAAGTTTATTTTTCCTACTTCCATTTATTTCTATATGGTGTTGTTGGCGTGGGTGAAcaattttggaagtttagattagatccaCGATTGTTTTGTGCGTTAATCgctatgaaaaatgaaattgttgtcttattataaaaaaatatacctcctattgctttagttgcatttgttcttgatccaGGGCAAAAGCTAGAAGGTTTCTCGAGGAATATTTGGGAcgcatattacaaattcttaggaTTGATGGAGACAAGATTCCCAACGGTTCCCATGAGCTTGCCCATGAGCGGCGTGGATACTCAAGAATACTGAGCCCCGGACTCCGGCGGCGTTGTGGATGTCgatgaaattgttgttgatactAGAGTCgacttgttgaattatatgatagctATTGTATTAGATATAGTCGTATAGTTCAGCAGGGTTATACGAGGGAAAGCGATAGGGACAATCTAGTAGTGGTGGAGGAGAATCATTCAGGCGGAGACAAGCAAAAGAAGAAACCAAAGGGGATCACGATATCTGAGCTCGACTTGTCTTAAACACAATTTTCCGGTTCTCGAAAAGAAATCAACACAGACGTGACTTTCAGCGTCCTCGGTGGTGGCGAGGTAATGAAAAATCCGTACCCCATTCTTTTCGCTAATGGTAAAGGATATTTTTTGCATGTCCCTCGTCTCGATGGCTTCGCGAGCGAGACTTTTTAGCGCGGTGGAAAGCATGTTGGATTCGACACGTTCATGATTGACCctacaaaatattgaaattcaagttttgCGGATGGTTTGAAGCGTGCTCGAGTTGACGACAAGAAGCGGATGAAGGAAGTCCAAatgctagtgatttcttctacCAGGATAACATGATGAGCGCACACGGCTCGGCGATCGTTGAGTCAGAGCCAGAGACCTAGATGGTCTGGAGTTAAGTAAGTGGGTGGCGATTATAATGTGTAATAGAACTACagtgggctttgattcctcttacGAGGAAGGATACGTAGGCGACAATTCGCAGTATAAGCGAATTAAGTCCAGTGAGTTATTCCGAATTTAGtgtaatttgatttttagtgaaatttagtgTAATCGATGGGACGTCTCTTATTCTTGGAAAGCTTGTAgtactttatttttttggggtcttaattaattcatttttatatgaaaatttttctgaatttttttcttgaatttttcacaaatttttctcattttttgaattttctgtaatttttaatattgaggGTGAGCCCGACCCAGGCCCGCAGACCCCATTGCAGGCCGACCCGGGCCCAACCCAGCGGGTTGGCCCGCCGAACAACTTGGGAGGCAGGGGCGGTTCGGGGCCCGACTTCATGTGACCCGGGACCCGTGGTCCAGGCAGATAACCCGCCCGCCGGGTTCTAGACCCAGCCGGGCGGGTCCGGGTCGAGTGGGCGGTGAACGCGGACCCGGCGGGTCGAGTCCGCCGGGCCGATTCCCGGCCGTGCTAGCCTCTACCATGTGATGATCGTTGGGGCGATCGGGACNNNNNNNNNNNNNNNNNNNNNNNNNNNNNNNNNNNNNNNNNNNNNNNNNNNNNNNNNNNNNNNNNNNNNNNNNNNNNNNNNNNNNNNNNNNNNNNNNNNNNNNNNNNNNNNNNNNNNNNNNNNNNNNNNNNNNNNNNNNNNNNNNNNNNNNNNNNNNNNNNNNNNNNNNNNNNNNNNNNNNNNNNNNNNNNNNNNNNNNNNNNNNNNNNNNNNNNNNNNNNNNNNNNNNNNNNNNNNNNNNNNNNNNNNNNNNNNNNNNNNNNNNNNNNNNNNNNNNNNNNNNNNNNNNNNNNNNNNNNNNNNNNNNNNNNNNNNNNNNNNNNNNNNNNNNNNNNNNNNNNNNNNNNNNNNNNNNNNNNNNNNNNNNNNNNNNNNNNNNNNNNNNNNNNNNNNNNNNNNNNNNNNNNNNNNNNNNNNNNNNNNNNNNNNNNNNNNNNNNNNNNNNNNNNNNNNNNNNNNNNNNNNNNNNNNNNNNNNNNNNNNNNNNNNNNNNNNNNNNNNNNNNNNNNNNNNNNNNNNNNNNNNNNNNNNNNNNNNNNNNNNNNNNNNNNNNNNNNNNNNNNNNNNNNNNNNNNNNNNNNNNNNNNNNNNNNNNNNNNNNNNNNNNNNNNNNNNNNNNNNNNNNNNNNNNNNNNNNNNNNNNNNNNNNNNNNNNNNNNNNNNNNNNNNNNNNNNNNNNNNNNNNNNNNNNNNNNNNNNNNNNNNNNNNNNNNNNNNNNNNNNNNNNNNNNNNNNNNNNNNNNNNNNNNNNNNNNNNNNNNNNNNNNNNNNNNNNNNNNNNNNNNNNNNNNNNNNNNNNNNNNNNNNNNNNNNNNNNNNNNNNNNNNNNNNNNNNNNNNNNNNNNNNNNNNNNNNNNNNNNNNNNNNNNNNNNNNNNNNNNNNNNNNNNNNNNNNNNNNNNNNNNNNNNNNNNNNNNNNNNNNNNNNNNNNNNNNNNNNNNNNNNNNNNNNNNNNNNNNNNNNNNNNNNNNNNNNNNNNNNNNNNNNNNNNNNNNNNNNNCGACACTAGTTTTTTGTTTTCGTTGTATTTCGAACATGATTGTCCCAAGGTTGTCCCATGGAGAGCTTCCACACCATTTATCAAGGAAAGCTTATTGAAATAGTGGAATTTAAATATGCCCATCCCTGCGCTCGAGATTTGTAGATGTGCTGCCTGGTAACTAGTCGACATTTTGGCCATTTGAGATCTTTCCACTTCAGATAAAGCCCTACGGATCCTATCAATGCTTTCAATGACCATGCAGGCAGAACGAACATCACCATCTAGTATGTTTAGATAGAAGTTAGCATTGACCTAAGCAGAATCAGTCTGTCGTCCATTGAGATATAATAGACTTTCTAGGAGGATAACATAGAACACACCGCATGAATAAGATTCATTTAATCTTATCATCTAGGAGTTCTACTTAACAAGGGAACTCCAAGATGTAAAAGTGTCGTTGAGTAAATTAGAGTGACAGTGGCTATTGGGCCCTCTTGGGAGCTCCACTTTGAtgaataaaagtaatttttttgaaaatagatCGTTATACTAGATATCCCTTCAAAGAGATAGAAGATgagtttaaaaattatcaagtcTTCCCGGTCCTCTGGAGATAATCAAAATAAGCTCATCTTACCTGCCCTcttgaacaaataaataaacaaataaatacattaaaaaaaaaaaaaaaaatcctttgtaGCGTTTCTGGGCTCTTCTCAAA containing:
- the LOC120282448 gene encoding L-type lectin-domain containing receptor kinase SIT2-like, which produces MREVISIVTLLSLLVTLATSSEDNEFMYNGFRNTDLHLDGISEISPDGLLKMTNTTKNQQGHAFHQVPLLFKNKDGNPNSFSTTFVFAIVSEYVDLSAHGLALVISPTRSLPGALPLQYLGLFNQSNNGNSSNHVIAIEFDTILNIDFNDIDNNHVGIDVNGLKSIAAAPASYYADDVAGFKNLSLSSGEPIQVWVEYDSLDMKFNVTISPINVMKPRFPLLSSTINISSVIYDTMYVGFSSSSGSVIASHYVLGWSFKVNGQSHALNLSSLPSVPPRNQMNNSTASKTRLIFVVALGAVLFVFVMCIVIGIMVRRRMKFKEVLEDWEIEYRPHRFSYKELYKATRGFRDAELLGVGGFGRVYKGKLPSSQVDIAVKRVSHDTKHAVKEFIAEIVSIGRLRHRNLVQLLGYCRRKGELLLVYEFMPNGSLDKFLFEDTWPTRVNWRQRFQIIKGVASGLFYLHEQWEQVVIHRDIKASNVLLDGEMNGKLGDFGLSRLYDHGSDPRTTHVVGTMGYIAPEFTRTGRAAPCTDVFAFGVFLLEVACGRRPIEQQASPESLNLVDWVRRCWRSGAFLETRDPKLGSDFEMQELELVLKLGLLCSHPVAAARPSMSQVVRFLDGDLPVPELSKHELDNRVSATNLSTLSSFSESKVLEEQQSLLHEDEHVYFAQ